The Desulfonatronum lacustre DSM 10312 region CTGGTGCAACAACTCAAGCAGGGTTGATCATTCGCCCGGCCCGGCTCTATTCTGGCCGGGCCGGGCGATATCTTCCTCTCACGGCATCTTGCGTCAAGAACGGCACAACCTCAAAAGGAGAGACGGTTTGGGGCAGAACTCTTCGGGGAACGAAAGGAGGGGCACATGAACCAATGGTCAAATTCGGTTCGCCGGCTCGGAGAGCGATTGAAATATTTGCGGACGTTGAAAAACATGACCCAGGCCGAACTGGCGCTAAAGCTCGATATCAGCCTGCGACAGTATAACCGCGTTGAACGGGGCGAGTCGCAGCCGACCATCACGTTATTGGAACGGATTTGCGCGGTTCTTGATTCATGCTTGGCCACGCTGTTTCTGGTTGCGGACGAAAAGGGACGAGGTGTCTGTCTCGAAAAAACGGGACAAAACCAAGCGACTTGCGGACATTCTCTGGCCGGGATGTGGGCTTTGAGGACTTCGTCCGGACCATCTCGCTGGTCCGCTTCCTTGTATCAGCTTCTTGGCTACACGCCTTTTTCCGTCAAACCCACCTTGAATCGCTTTTTGAAGCATGTTTCGCCGGAGGAACAATCCGTGTTCAAGGCGTTTATTGATGCGGCGAAGCAATCTGGAAACATCGGGAGCCAGTTCCTCCATATAGTCACCAAATCCTCGGAAAATCGCTTTGTGATTCTTTCCAGGGATTTCTTTCCTGGTCAAAGCAACATGAAGAACCATATATTCTTATTCAGGATATAACGGATCAAATTCTTCTAGAGCGTGCTCTCAATCGCGATAAAGAACAGTTGGAGAAATATGTTCGGGAAAGAAATACCGATCTTGAGTTGACACTGTCTCGATATCAGCAGGAGATTTCAGAGCGAATCAAGACTGAAGAAGTCTTGAAAATTTTCAAGTTAATAGTCAGGGAATCGAATAATCCGCAAGCATACGTTGACAATAAAGGCATTATCGTCATCGCGAACACTGCATATGAAAAACTTGTCAACATGACCGCAATGGAAATTGTTGGGAAGGACTACGAAACACTCATTTCCAGAATACGAGGGCGCGCATGTTATGACCTTGAAATAAAACCTTGCCTGGATACCGTCTTCCTGCGTGGGGAGAGAACGTATCGGGCAGGATGGGTGCCCGGGGAGTATGGCCGCAGATTTCTCAGTCGGACGTATGCGCCATGCAGGGACGGAGAAAAAATAGCAGGAGTGATAATCACGATACATGACATCACCCACCTGATGATCGCACTTGATCAACTCGCGGAAACCGAAGCCCGTTTTCGCAATCTTCTCGAGAATTTCCCCAACGTGGCCGTTCAAGGGTATCGGCAGGACGGCACGATCTTCTACTGGAATTTGGCTTCGGAACACATCTACGGCTATTCAGCCGAGGAAG contains the following coding sequences:
- a CDS encoding helix-turn-helix domain-containing protein codes for the protein MNQWSNSVRRLGERLKYLRTLKNMTQAELALKLDISLRQYNRVERGESQPTITLLERICAVLDSCLATLFLVADEKGRGVCLEKTGQNQATCGHSLAGMWALRTSSGPSRWSASLYQLLGYTPFSVKPTLNRFLKHVSPEEQSVFKAFIDAAKQSGNIGSQFLHIVTKSSENRFVILSRDFFPGQSNMKNHIFLFRI